In Alphaproteobacteria bacterium, the genomic window TAGTCGGCGCAACGTCTGGCGATACTGGGTCTGCTGCCATAGCCGGTTGTCGTGGGCGCGATAACATGGATATTTTCATTTTCCATCCGCATGGGCGCGTATCCGAAGTGCAGCGCCGCCAAATGACCACCATTGCCGATAAAAATGTGCATAATATTGCGCTTAGCGGTACATTTGATGATTGTCAGGATATGGTAAAAGCGCTGTTTGCTAATGCAGCATTTCGAGAGCAACAAAAACTGGTTGCCGTAAATTCCATTAACTGGGCGCGTATTCTGGCGCAGGTGGTATATTATTTTTATGCCGCACTGGCCTTGGGCGCGCCGGCACGTGCCGTAAGCTTTTCGGTGCCTACGGGCAATTTTGGCGATATATATGCAGGCTATATTGCTAAACAAATGGGGCTGCCCATAGATCAACTTATCATTGCCACCAATAAAAACGATATTCTTACCCGTTGCTTAAATAATGGCGAATATCGCATGCAAGGGGTGGCGCCAACGCTTAGCCCCAGCATGGATATTCAGATTTCCAGCAATTTTGAGAGGCTTTTATTCGACCTATATAAGCGGGACAGCGCAGCGCTAAGCACTTTGATGACAGACTTGCGCAATACCAAAGGCTTTGCGTTAGCCACACCGCAGTGGAATGCATTAAAACGGTTGTTTGATAGTGCCAGTGTGGACGATGCCGCAACCAAAGCTACGATTAAAAAACTTTATGCAGAATGCGAATATCTGGCAGATCCGCATACGGCGGTAGGCGTGGCGGCGGCAGAGCAATGCGCCCGTTCAGGCAGTGCTGCTCCTGTGGTTGTGCTTTCCACCGCTCATCCGGCAAAATTTCCTGATGCAGCCGAACTGGCATGCGGCATCACCCCCACACTTCCTCCCCATATGATAGGGCTGATGGAAGCACAAGAACGCTGCACAGTGCTTAATGCCGGAGATAGCGAGCGCATTATGGCATTCATACGTGAGAATCAGGGAGTGTCTGTATGACGAACACAACGCCATTGAGTTGGCAAGGTTACGAAGAAACACGATTGCCTAATGGGTTGCGGGTGGCTACTGAAGCTATGCCGGGTGCTCACAGCATAGCCCTTGCAATTTCTGTTGATGTAGGGTCGCGCTATGAGCAAAGCCGTGAAAACGGGCTGTCGCATTTTTTGGAGCATATGGCATTTAAGGGCACTGCCAAGCGCAATGCCCGAGAAATTGCCGAAGCATTTGACGATGTAGGTGCAAGCCTGAATGCTTATACTTCCAGCGAACACACCGTATATTATGCGCGGGTATTGCCGAAAGATTTACGTTTGGCTGTTGAGGTGCTATCGGATATTTTGCAGCATTCTACTTTTAGCGAAGAAGAGCTAGAGCGCGAGCGTAATGTTATTTTGCAAGAAATTGCCATGCACCACGATGCACCGGAAGATATGGTGTTTGATTTATTTCATGAGGCGGTGTATCCCGACCAGCCGGTAGGGCGCTCTATTTTAGGAACACCGGAATTAGTAGAGTGTTTTACATCCGACAGTTTGCGTCGCTATATGGGCAAACATTACAACCCCGCACGTATGGTTATTTCAGCGGCGGGAGCAGTCGATCATGGAGAGCTTGCCAGTCTCATACAGGAGCATTTTGATTATCCATCTGCCGGTATCGTATTGGCGCCGGAAAAAGCATTATATGTCGGTGGAGATAAGCGTAAAAATGATGATTTCGAGCAAATGCATCTGGTGTTGGGACTGCCCGGACTTGCTTATGACGATCCGGAATATTATGCTGCGCAACTGATGGCCACAGCCCTTGGCGGGGGAATGTCGTCGCGCTTATTCCAAGAGGTGCGCGAGCATCGCGGATTGGCATATAATGTGTATGCCTTTTTATCGAGCTACAAAGATGGTGGTATTTTTGGCATGTATGCCGCTGCCAGCGAGAAAAGTGCCAAAGATTTAGCGCCGGTTTTGTGCGATGAAGTATTGCGTATGGCTGAAGATGGCGTAAGCAGCGCCGAGCTGGAGCGGGCGCGCAACCAACATACCGCCGGATTGTTGATGCTACGCGAAAATGTTTCGAGCGTGGCCGAATGGATAGCACGGCATTTGTTATGCTATAATAAATATCGTAACACTGCAGAACTTTGCGCCGAATACGATAAAGTCACTCGCGAAGATGTCTCTCATGTACTGCGCCGCCTGATATCAGAAGGCGAGCTTACCTGTACCGCGCTTGGCCCGCAAAAAGGGCTGCCTCATTATGACACATTAAATGCACGTTTCTCTCATGCCCGCGCCGCCTGATTACGACGTTATGCTGGATGCCAGTGGGCTGCGTTGTCCCATGCCAGTATTACGCGCACAAAAGCTATTGCGCGGGATGGAGACAGGGCAGGTATTAAAAATACTTTCCACCGATCGTGTGTCATGGGCTGAGTTCCCTGCTTTTTGCGAACAGACAGGCCATGCGTTAGTGCTCAAAACACAGCAATCACCAGAGCTGTGGCATTACTATGTGCGTAAAACCATATGATTTTATAGTCCTTTAAACAAAGTTTTCACTTCATCGCGAAGGCCTCGAACATTGGTTTCAATATTCTTGAGTGTGCCTTTTGGATCCTCGATCGCATCTTCAACTAACGCTTTGGCATTAGGCGTAAATTTAAGCGCATCGAAATTTCCGGTGACATGGATAGGTATGGTCACGCCCTGCGTGGAGCTTTCTTCACGCGATTGGCCTTCTAATGTACCTATGATGGTGGGGCGCAGGTTATAATCTACCGTTTTTTCAGGAATATTTACAGTGCCGCTGCCAGTAACATTAAGCAGTGGAGCTTTTAAACGAAAATCTGGATTCGTGGCTACACCTTTTGTGAGGGTAAAGCTGCCATTTAAGCTTGAAAAATCGGTTTGGACGGTTTGGGGTTTATCTCCCATTTGCGCGGTGATGGCATCGTTTTTAATGGTTTTTACCAGCGTTTTGGCCTCGCGTACAATTTTTACCAGATCAAATCCGGTAATTGCACCGTCTTTTAAAGCAAAGTTGCCGTTGCCACGCAAACTGTTCACATAGTCATGCAGGGAGGCGCCTTCCATGCTTAATGCCAATTCAAGCTGGCCATGGCCTTTTAAACGATCAAACCCATAGGCATCGCGCAGAAAATCGCCAATATTGGCGTTGGAAATCTGTGCGTTTTTTTGCACCCGTAAGGCGGTTTTTCCGGTAGGTTCTAACGAAAAGTTGCTGGTAGCTTTGCCGCCATAAAAATCGAAGCTGGGAATGGATACTGTTAGCACTCCATTGTTTAAGCGGCTATTAATCTGCATTTCACCCAGTGTCACTTTATTGGCTTTTACGCCACCAATATGCACATCAATATCAGCATCCACAGCTTTGAGTATTGCGGTGTCGTTGATAAGCACATCCGTACTCCATTGGCTCTCCGGCTGCTCGATGGGTAATGGGGTGTTGGCATTCGCTTGTGGCCCTGTAATAGAGGGTTTGCCGCGGTTAATAACGCTGTCTAGTTTCAACACATCTTGCGTAGAAAGCTCGGCGGTTATGGTGGGGCGTTTACCGCTAAAACTCACATCGCCCCGACCACTCACCGTCATATCATCCAGTGTCAGGCTGGTGCCTTGTAAGCTTGCTTTGCCCTTGCTGTAGTTATACATGCTACGCACACTCAGTTTTGCTTTTCCGGGCGCGGTAGCAAACAGTGGCTTGCCTAATTTTGTGGAAAGCTCTTTTAGGGAGTCTACTGCTAAATGCCCTTCGCCCTTGATTTGATTGGAATAGCCGTTGGTGCTGTTGGCAGGTGTAGCAGTCCCTTCAAGCGATAGTTCTCCCAACCCTTTTTCAGTGCTGAGGGTAATGGCATAGGCGGTGTCTTCTTTTTTCATCCACGATGCAAGGGTGTTAAGCTTTATATTCAGCTTTAGTGGTACTATATTATTCCAAAAAGTGTTGGCATCCACAGTAATCTGGTCATCCAGCGAAGGCATTTTGATGGTGGCATGCAGTTGATTCAGGCTGATCGGTTCGCTTTTTATGGTCTCTTGATAAATGATGGTGCCGTTGATAATTTCTAAATTGGGGATGGAGTATTTATCCGCATCGGGGGCAGAGCTGCTATCTGTTTGGCTAGGGTCAAGCTCATTGGCTGCTTCCTTTGCGGTTTTAAATTCCCAGTTCGGACGGTTTTTTGCGTCCCGCCCCAGATAAATAACCGGATTATTCAGGTGTAACTTTTCGATGGCAATGCGACCTTGGAGCAATTCAAAAAGCCCCAAAGAAAGCTGCAGTTGTTGTAGAGCGATCATGTCTTTTTGATCGGGGTTTGCAAACCCTTCAGGATTGCTGAAATGCACATCGCCTAACTTTAATTGCAGGCTTGGAATGAAGCGTAAGCCAATATCACCGTTAATTTCTAAATTGCGGCCTGTGGCATCTTCGATCTTTGCAATTACCTCGTCTTTATACAGCTCTACCGGAACAAAAAGCGGTGCCAAAACCAATAAAGAAATAATTAAAACGATGAAGGAAAGGGTATAAATGGTAATTTTACGCAGGCGGATGCCCATAAGATTCTCCTAAGTTGCCACATTATACTTAGTTTTTATGTAAAGATGCTATCAATCGTTGCTTTTGCTGCGCTGACGAAGTTTGTGGTCGGCCAATACGCAGGCCATCATGGCTTCGCCAACAGGTACAGCGCGAATACCCACACAGGGATCGTGTCGCCCTTTAGTAATAATGGTGGTGTTGTTACCGTTTATATCCACCGTATTAACCGGATTGAGTATTGAGCTGGTGGGCTTGACCACAAAGCGCACTACTACGGGCTGGCCGCTGGAAATACCACCCAATATACCCCCCGCGTGGTTACTGGAAAAGGTGACATTGCCATTATCCATTGCCATTTCATCGGCGTTTGATTCGCCTTGTAATGCAGCGCTGGCGAAACCATCGCCAATTTCCACACCTTTAACGGCATTAATGCTCATCATGGCCTTAGCCAAGTCGGAATCGAGTTTATCATAAACCGGCTCGCCCCATCCGGCGGGTACGCCTTCGGCCACCACTTCAATCACCGCGCCTACCGAGGAGCCTTGTTTGCGAATGGTGGTTAGTTCGGTTTCCCATTGCTTGGCCATCACCGGATCGGGGCAGAAAAACGGGTTTTCATTTACGGCATTCCAATCCCAGCGTGTGCGGTCTATTTTGCTTTCGCCCATTTGTACCATGGCACCACGAATCATTATTGCACTGCCCAACACTTTGCGTGCTACGGCGCCAGCAGCAACGCGCATAGCGGTTTCGCGGGCGCTACTACGCCCTCCGCCACGATAGTCGCGTATACCATATTTTTTGAAATAGGTGTAATCCGCATGTCCCGGGCGAAATTTCTGTGCAATATCGCCATAATCTTTTGAGCGCTGATCTTCGTTATAAATCACAAGAGAAATAGGTGTTCCGGTGGTTTTACCATCAAAGACGCCTGAAAGGATATGAACGGTGTCGGATTCTTTGCGCTGCGTAGTAAATTTAGATTGTGCAGGACGGCGCTTATCCAGAAATTGCTGAATAAACGCTTCATCCAATGGCAGTTGCGAAGGTACGCCATCGACCATACATCCTATAGCCGTACCGTGGCTTTCGCCCCATGTACTAAAGGAAAATGTATGTCCAAAGCGATTTCCGGTCATATTACACTACCGCGATGTCGGGCGCTTTGGGGTTCTTCATTCCCACTACATGATAGCCCGAATCTACGTGAAGAATTTCGCCGGTTGTACCGCTGCCCAGTTCGGAAAGCAAATACACCCCTGCGCCACCAACATCGGCCAAGGTGGTATTGCGGCCTAATGGCGCGTTATATTCGTTCCATTTTAAAATGTAGCGGAAATCGCCAATGCCGGATGCGGCCAGTGTTTTTACGGGGCCGGCAGAAATACCATTAACGCGAACGTTAAATTCGCCCAAATCGGCGGCAAGATAGCGTACGCTGGCTTCTAATGCAGCTTTTGCCACGCCCATTACATTATAGTGCGGCATGACACGCTCGGCACCAAGATACGATAGAGTAACTAAGCTGCCTCCTTGCTTCATCATAGGATATGCACGTTTTGCTACAGCGGTGAAAGAGTAGCAGGAAATGTTCATCGACAGCAGGAAGTTATCCAGCGAGGTATCGACATATTTGCCTTTCAGTTCGTTTTTATCGGCATAAGCAATGGCATGAACCACAAAGTCCAGTTCTCCCCATTCTTTTTCTAATGTGTCAAATACGGCATCTACGCTGTCCATGTCGGTGACATCGCATGGTAAAACCAACGAGGAGCCAACGCTTTCAGCCAATGGCTTTACCCGTTTTTCTAATGCTTCACCCTGATAGGTAAAGGCCAATTCGGCGCCTTGTGCTGCCGCATAGCTGGCTATACCCCATGCGAGGGATTTGTTGTTAGCTACGCCCATCACCAAGCCGCGTTTTCCTTTAAGCAGGGTACCTTGTGGTGCGTTTTTATCGCCGGCGTTTTGTTCGCTCATGTGACTGCCTTTATATTGTGTTTCACTAAAGAATAGGTTTATGCGCACTGTGCCGCGCCGCTATTAGGAGGTTTAGCACATAAATTTAGAAAAAGAAAAGGGAGGCTTTGAAAATTTCCAAGCCTCCCTGTTTTCTTATACGGAAATGAAGAATTACTCAACAATTCTCCACGAACCGTTTGGTTGGCGGCAAGCACGGCCATAGGCGCTTTCGTTGCGGCCACCCACATTGATGGTTTGGCTGTATTCACGGCAATATTGACCGGCATCGTTTTGGTATACGTTAACGGGGGTAATGGTGCCGTAGTTGCCACTATCAGGATTGTTCCACGCAACTTGCTGGCCGGAAGGCGCAGTTTCTAAAGTGCGTTGCGAGGTTTGGTTGTAGCGGGAAATATCTGCATTATCGAGAGATTGTCCTACATTGTTACCTAAAGCTGCACCAAGCAAAGTACCTACAGCAATAGCGGCAATGTTGCCTTTACCTTTGCCTACATTGGAGCCAGCAATTGCGCCAGCAGCACCACCGGCAATAGTACCAATGCCAGATTTACTTACGCCGCCATCGCTGCGTGTCATGAATCCGCCACCATTGCCATAACCAGAACCTTGCTGGGCGCATGCGGTCAAGAAAGAAGCCATGATCAGGCCAATAAATATGCGCTTCATACTGTCATATCCTTATATAATTAATTTTTAGCGATTTGGGCAATATCCATAAATCGCATACGGTTTATACTTTGTCGTTGGCATTATCCCTCGAGAGGCATCTGCGCATGGGAGTCAAAAATATTCACAGAATGTGTGGTACTGTTATTTCACATAATCTCGCCATTATCAATAGCGCGCCACGCATAAATAGGCTATCAGCAATACAGGAGATAGCTATGACCCCAACCAGCGGGAATAATTCGTTACAACAGATTCATGCCGAGGCTGCCGGCGAAAAAAGCCACATGATGAAGCGTGCAAGTTTGCTGACGCTCAGCGGCGTAAGCTTTCTGATTATTATCAAGTTAGTGGCATGGATTATGACGGGGTCGTTAAGCCTGCTATCTTCGCTGGTGGATTCTGCTATGGATTTATTGGCCAGCCTAAGCAATTATTTTGCTATTCGCTATGCGTTGGTGCCACCGGATAACGAGCATCGCTTTGGCCACGGCAAGGTAGAATATATCGCCGGAATGGGGCAGGCGCTGTTTATTAGTATTACGGCGCTGATTGTGGCGGCTGAAGCAGTGCATCGTTTTTTTGCGCCGGTTCCGGTACATGAAAGCGAAGTGGGAATAGTTGTAATGCTTATTTCCATTGTGGTGACGTTGGGAATGGTGTTTTACCAGAAAAAAGCTATTGCCCATACCGACTCCACCGCAGTGAAAGCGGATTATGTACATTATGTTATGGATGTGCTGGCGAATGGAGCGGTGATCATCGCGTTGCTATTGGTGTCTGGTTTTGGATGGATATGGGCTGACCCGCTCTTTGCACTAGCAATCGCGGTGTATATCCTTAAAGGCGCGTGGCAGGTAGGTGTGACCTCATTTCAGAATTTAATGGATCATGAGTTCGATACCTGTGAGCGCGAACGTATTGCCGAGGTGGTGCTTGCCCACCCACAGGTAAAAGGGTTGCACGAGCTTAAAACCCGACGCTCTGGTTTGCTGGCATTTATTCAATTGCATATTGATGTGAGTGGCGATTTAAAACTTATTCAAGCGCATGCAATTACCGAGCAGGTAGAGGCCAATATTCGCCAGCTGCATCCAAATGCCGAGGTTTTAATTCATACGGATCCGGTATGAGAGGTGTCTGTAGACTTCGATTTACGGCGAATAGCAATAATTACCAGCACCACAAACATTGCGCCGCCGATTACCGCCAAACCACCGCCAACGCGCATGACCTGTAAGGCACTGTGCATGGCTTCGGGAGCAGAATCTGCCGCGCCCACAGCTTTGCGTTCTGCACCATACCCACCGGCAATGGCAAACCCCACGGCATGCAAAACCGACCCGCCGCCATAAAGCAAAGGCTGGATAATGGCTGCGTTGGATCGCAGTGGTGAGGCATAGCCAAGGCGCGGAAGCAGCAGATAAATAACCCCCATAAATGCCACGGTGGTTCCCACTATCGAGCCGTGGTAATGGGCGGGAATAATGGTGTTGGTGCCGGAAATCATATAGCCGATTACACCGCCTACCAAAAACACAGCCATAGAAGTGACTAGGCATATCCATGGTAGCCGTTGTTCGCAA contains:
- the thrC gene encoding threonine synthase, coding for MTTYISTRGEAPELGFEDVVLTGLASDGGLYVPKTLPHITPDVLIEWSRLSYPELAFRVMQPFVGDAMPPEDLQQMAHDTYAEFRHNAVAPLVQIGHNHYILELFHGPTLAFKDFALQFLGRFLDYFLSRRGEHITIVGATSGDTGSAAIAGCRGRDNMDIFIFHPHGRVSEVQRRQMTTIADKNVHNIALSGTFDDCQDMVKALFANAAFREQQKLVAVNSINWARILAQVVYYFYAALALGAPARAVSFSVPTGNFGDIYAGYIAKQMGLPIDQLIIATNKNDILTRCLNNGEYRMQGVAPTLSPSMDIQISSNFERLLFDLYKRDSAALSTLMTDLRNTKGFALATPQWNALKRLFDSASVDDAATKATIKKLYAECEYLADPHTAVGVAAAEQCARSGSAAPVVVLSTAHPAKFPDAAELACGITPTLPPHMIGLMEAQERCTVLNAGDSERIMAFIRENQGVSV
- a CDS encoding insulinase family protein, whose product is MTNTTPLSWQGYEETRLPNGLRVATEAMPGAHSIALAISVDVGSRYEQSRENGLSHFLEHMAFKGTAKRNAREIAEAFDDVGASLNAYTSSEHTVYYARVLPKDLRLAVEVLSDILQHSTFSEEELERERNVILQEIAMHHDAPEDMVFDLFHEAVYPDQPVGRSILGTPELVECFTSDSLRRYMGKHYNPARMVISAAGAVDHGELASLIQEHFDYPSAGIVLAPEKALYVGGDKRKNDDFEQMHLVLGLPGLAYDDPEYYAAQLMATALGGGMSSRLFQEVREHRGLAYNVYAFLSSYKDGGIFGMYAAASEKSAKDLAPVLCDEVLRMAEDGVSSAELERARNQHTAGLLMLRENVSSVAEWIARHLLCYNKYRNTAELCAEYDKVTREDVSHVLRRLISEGELTCTALGPQKGLPHYDTLNARFSHARAA
- a CDS encoding sulfurtransferase TusA family protein, which codes for MPAPPDYDVMLDASGLRCPMPVLRAQKLLRGMETGQVLKILSTDRVSWAEFPAFCEQTGHALVLKTQQSPELWHYYVRKTI
- a CDS encoding AsmA family protein, encoding MGIRLRKITIYTLSFIVLIISLLVLAPLFVPVELYKDEVIAKIEDATGRNLEINGDIGLRFIPSLQLKLGDVHFSNPEGFANPDQKDMIALQQLQLSLGLFELLQGRIAIEKLHLNNPVIYLGRDAKNRPNWEFKTAKEAANELDPSQTDSSSAPDADKYSIPNLEIINGTIIYQETIKSEPISLNQLHATIKMPSLDDQITVDANTFWNNIVPLKLNIKLNTLASWMKKEDTAYAITLSTEKGLGELSLEGTATPANSTNGYSNQIKGEGHLAVDSLKELSTKLGKPLFATAPGKAKLSVRSMYNYSKGKASLQGTSLTLDDMTVSGRGDVSFSGKRPTITAELSTQDVLKLDSVINRGKPSITGPQANANTPLPIEQPESQWSTDVLINDTAILKAVDADIDVHIGGVKANKVTLGEMQINSRLNNGVLTVSIPSFDFYGGKATSNFSLEPTGKTALRVQKNAQISNANIGDFLRDAYGFDRLKGHGQLELALSMEGASLHDYVNSLRGNGNFALKDGAITGFDLVKIVREAKTLVKTIKNDAITAQMGDKPQTVQTDFSSLNGSFTLTKGVATNPDFRLKAPLLNVTGSGTVNIPEKTVDYNLRPTIIGTLEGQSREESSTQGVTIPIHVTGNFDALKFTPNAKALVEDAIEDPKGTLKNIETNVRGLRDEVKTLFKGL
- the aroC gene encoding chorismate synthase; amino-acid sequence: MTGNRFGHTFSFSTWGESHGTAIGCMVDGVPSQLPLDEAFIQQFLDKRRPAQSKFTTQRKESDTVHILSGVFDGKTTGTPISLVIYNEDQRSKDYGDIAQKFRPGHADYTYFKKYGIRDYRGGGRSSARETAMRVAAGAVARKVLGSAIMIRGAMVQMGESKIDRTRWDWNAVNENPFFCPDPVMAKQWETELTTIRKQGSSVGAVIEVVAEGVPAGWGEPVYDKLDSDLAKAMMSINAVKGVEIGDGFASAALQGESNADEMAMDNGNVTFSSNHAGGILGGISSGQPVVVRFVVKPTSSILNPVNTVDINGNNTTIITKGRHDPCVGIRAVPVGEAMMACVLADHKLRQRSKSND
- the fabI gene encoding enoyl-ACP reductase FabI, producing MSEQNAGDKNAPQGTLLKGKRGLVMGVANNKSLAWGIASYAAAQGAELAFTYQGEALEKRVKPLAESVGSSLVLPCDVTDMDSVDAVFDTLEKEWGELDFVVHAIAYADKNELKGKYVDTSLDNFLLSMNISCYSFTAVAKRAYPMMKQGGSLVTLSYLGAERVMPHYNVMGVAKAALEASVRYLAADLGEFNVRVNGISAGPVKTLAASGIGDFRYILKWNEYNAPLGRNTTLADVGGAGVYLLSELGSGTTGEILHVDSGYHVVGMKNPKAPDIAVV
- a CDS encoding glycine zipper 2TM domain-containing protein, yielding MKRIFIGLIMASFLTACAQQGSGYGNGGGFMTRSDGGVSKSGIGTIAGGAAGAIAGSNVGKGKGNIAAIAVGTLLGAALGNNVGQSLDNADISRYNQTSQRTLETAPSGQQVAWNNPDSGNYGTITPVNVYQNDAGQYCREYSQTINVGGRNESAYGRACRQPNGSWRIVE
- a CDS encoding cation diffusion facilitator family transporter gives rise to the protein MTPTSGNNSLQQIHAEAAGEKSHMMKRASLLTLSGVSFLIIIKLVAWIMTGSLSLLSSLVDSAMDLLASLSNYFAIRYALVPPDNEHRFGHGKVEYIAGMGQALFISITALIVAAEAVHRFFAPVPVHESEVGIVVMLISIVVTLGMVFYQKKAIAHTDSTAVKADYVHYVMDVLANGAVIIALLLVSGFGWIWADPLFALAIAVYILKGAWQVGVTSFQNLMDHEFDTCERERIAEVVLAHPQVKGLHELKTRRSGLLAFIQLHIDVSGDLKLIQAHAITEQVEANIRQLHPNAEVLIHTDPV